A window of the Plasmodium falciparum 3D7 genome assembly, chromosome: 3 genome harbors these coding sequences:
- a CDS encoding formate-nitrite transporter gives MPPNNSKYVLDPVSIKSVCGGEESYIRCVEYGKKKAHYSNLNLLAKAILAGMFVGLCAHASGIAGGLFYYHKLREIVGASMSVFVYGFTFPIAFMCIICTGSDLFTGNTLAVTMALYEKKVKLLDYLRVMTISLFGNYVGAVSFAFFVSYLSGAFTNVHAVEKNHFFQFLNDIAEKKVHHTFVECVSLAVGCNIFVCLAVYFVLTLKDGAGYVFSVFFAVYAFAIAGYEHIIANIYTLNIALMVNTKITVYQAYIKNLLPTLLGNYIAGAIVLGLPLYFIYKEHYYNFERSKRDNNDAQMKSLSIELRN, from the exons atgcCACCAAATAATTCCAAATATGTTTTAGATCCAGTAAGCATAAAATCTGTTTGTGGAGGGGAAGAATCATATATTAGATGTGTTGAAtatgggaaaaaaaaagcGCATTATagtaatttaaatttattagcAAAAGCTATATTAGCTGGTATGTTTGTTGGACTTTGTGCACACGCTTCCGGAATAGCAG gAGGGTTGTTTTATTATCACAAATTAAGAGAAATCGTAGGAGCATCGATGAGTGTGTTTGTATATGGTTTTACCTTTCCTATAGCTTTTATGTGTATTATATGTACAGGTTCTGATTTGTTTACGGGTAATACTTTAGCAGTAACCATGGCATTATATGAGAAGAAAGTAAAACTATTGGATTATTTGCGAGTTATGACTATATCATTATTCGGAAATTATGTTGGTGCTGTATCTTTTGcattttttgtttcttaTTTATCTGGAGCATTTACTAATGTTCATGCTGTAGAGAAAAATCATTTTTTCCAatttttaaatgatataGCTGAAAAAAAGGTTCATCATACATTTGTTGAATGTGTGTCATTAGCTGTGGGCTGTAACATATTTGTATGTTTGGCagtatattttgtattaacCTTAAAAGATGGTGCAGGTTATGTATTCAGTGTATTTTTTGCTGTTTATGCTTTCGCTATAGCAGGATATGAACATATTATAgcaaatatttatacactAAATATTGCCTTAATGGTTAATACAAAAATTACTGTATATCaagcatatataaaaaatttattaccCACCTTGTTAGGAAATTAC aTTGCTGGTGCAATTGTTTTGGGTTTACcattgtattttatttataaagagcattattataattttgaaaGATCGAAAAGAGATAACAATGATGCTCAAATGAAAAG tttatCTATAGAATTACGAAATTGA
- a CDS encoding 40S ribosomal protein S15A, putative: MVRMSVLADCLKTINNAEKRGRRQVLIRPSSKVVIKFLQYMQKKGYIGSFEIVDDHRSGKIVVNLLGRINKCAVISPRYDVKLDEIEKIITSILPSRLFGHLILTTPYGIMDHEEARRKHTGGKVLGFFF; the protein is encoded by the exons ATGGTACGTATGAGCGTTTTAGCTGACTGTTTAAAAACCATAAACAATGCCGAGAAAAGAGGAAGGCGACAAGTTTTAATAAGACCCTCCTCAAAAGTtgtaattaaatttttacaatatatGCAAAAGAAAGGATATATAGGAAGTTTTGAAATAGTCGATGATCATAGATCTGGAAAAATTGTTGTGAATTTGTTAGGAAGAATAAACAAATGTGCCGTTATATCGCCAAG aTATGATGTTAAGCTTGATGAAATCGAGAAGATTATTACGAGCATATTACCCAGTAGACTTTTTggtcatttaattttaacaACACCCTACGGAATTATGGATCACGAAGAAGCTAGAAGAAAACACACCGGAGGAAAAGTGTTAggtttcttcttttaa
- a CDS encoding inorganic pyrophosphatase, putative — MYIYIFLCICLCMSMGLSNMFREHNVITPMKMRSFINKSVKRNLGDYNKNKMGSKLINVEGGNNQDDNKYNSNNVISINNKVNKNDYFIETNKELKINLNFQNNNIISNIFSNINIYDKISNIFINNKKTYMLKYNNNINEENFFISYFEKKDDNFVPISPWHHIDLKNDDGTYNMIVEITKYNYIKLEIQLREKFNVIKQDKKKGKLRYYHNSIYWNYGALPQTYEYPKHIYQNKSKKNKEALLFTGDNDPLDILDIGSACLKIGQVVPVKILGAFTLIDEGELDWKIIAINKEDKHYEDINSLSDIEKYYPHTLSLLLEWFRSYKMADTKKLNLISKQLYDKKESEDLIMKTHHYYLEFREDVKKLKEEHSKETIKEHDYVNAQNIQFNYDKLNNNDDEPMENNLLEDINITYYKSDSAYKPDLNIWTP, encoded by the exons atgtatatatatatttttttgtgtatatgCTTATGTATGTCTATGG GTTTGAGTAATATGTTTCGAGAGCATAATGTAATAACTCCAATGAAGATGAGATCTTTTATTAACAAAAGTGTAAAa aGAAATTTGGgagattataataaaaataagatgGGAAGTAAACTTATAAATGTTGAAGGTGGCAATAATcaggatgataataaatataatagtaaCAATGTAATAagcataaataataaagtgAATAAGAATGATTATTTTATAGAGACcaataaagaattaaaaattaatttgaattttcaaaataacaatattatatcaaatattttttcgaacattaatatatatgataagataagtaatatttttataaacaataagaaaacatatatgctgaaatataataataatataaatgaagagAATTTCTTTATATCCTATTTTGAAAAGAAGGATGATAATTTTGTGCCTATATCACCATGGCATCATATTGATCTGAAAAATGATGATGGTACTTACAATATGATTGttgaaataacaaaatataattacataaaaTTAGAAATACAATTAAGAGAGAAATTTAATGTTATTAaacaagataaaaaaaaaggaaaactcagatattatcataattccATTTATTGGAACTATGGAGCTTTACCACAAACATATGAATATCCAAAACACATATATCAAaacaaatcaaaaaaaaataaggaagcattattatttactgGAGATAACGATCCATTAGATATTCTCGATATTGGTAGTGCATGTCTAAAAATCGGACAAGTGGTTCCGGTCAAG ataTTGGGAGCTTTTACCTTGATTGACGAGGGAGAATTGGATTGGAAAATAATAGCTATAAAC AAAGAAGATAAACATTATGAGGATATCAACTCGTTAAGCGACATAGAAAAGTACTACCCACATACTCTTAGTTTATTACTTGAGTGGTTCAGATCATATAAAATGGCAGATACGAagaaattaaatttaatatctAAACAATTATATGACAAGAAAGAAAGTGAAGATCTTATAATGAAAAcacatcattattatctagAGTTTCGAGAAGAcgtaaagaaattaaaagaagaacaTAGTAAAGAAACTATTAAAGAACATGATTATGTAAATGCacaaaatatacaatttaattatgacaaattaaataataatgatgatgaaccTATGGAAAATAATCTCCTGgaagatattaatataacGTACTATAAGTCTGATAGTGCTTACAAGCCAGATCTCAACATATGGAcaccttaa
- a CDS encoding protein YOP1, putative — protein MKMTKLYKHKEKEDRPNTSLNSLKRISSNVFGEKLNNLDVSRVFNNIDDYVKKYPFLNNIGKKFGVKPSYIIVPFSVFLFLSLVFGWGAAIICNVVGFAYPAYQSFKAVESQSRDETKLWLTYWVVFSLFFFIEYLIDIILFWVPFYYLIKLLFLLYLYMPQVRGAVMVYNYIIRPILLKHEKMIDDTVQKISQTATSHLTQITGNLTEKLVQEGIRRRHI, from the exons atgaaaatgaccAAGTTGTATAaacataaagaaaaagaagatagACCCAATACATCACTGAATAGTCTTAAAAGAATATCATCAAACGTTTTTggtgaaaaattaaataatttagatGTTAGTAGAGTGTTTAACAATATAGATGattatgttaaaaaatatccatttttaaataatatagggAAAAAATTTGGTGTTAAGCCGTCATATATTATCGTACCATTTTccgtatttttatttctttctttagTTTTTGGATGGGGTGCTGCAATTATTTGTAATGTCGTTGGCTTTGCTTATCcgg CGTATCAATCCTTCAAAGCTGTCGAATCTCAAAGCAGAGATGAAACTAAATTATGGTTAACTTATTGGGTGgttttttctttgtttttttttatcgaATATTTAATtgacataatattattttgggTACCTTTTTATTACCTAATAAAATTGCttttccttttatatttgtatatgcCCCAGGTACGTGGAGCAGTAATGGTATACAACTATATAATTCGTCCCATTTTATTGAAACATGAAAAAATGATAGATGACACTGTTCAGAAAATTAGCCAAACGGCAACTAGCCATTTAACTCAAATCACAGGAAATTTAACGGAGAAGTTGGTACAGGAAGGAATAAGAAGAagacacatataa
- a CDS encoding zinc finger protein, putative, whose amino-acid sequence MGTFINNTGNFRNKTLNSTNKTLNINYKVHSISPNSSLFCPVCNIPFTYKIRINPCYHIICKTCYKLSLQDQKCLMCNNDINDIENIFIKDQIYICPHNDCKKGFINEKSYQYHIYFKHKFLKEKNEINRKGSNNSNINHDIYNNNINDTINYTIPDQKNNNLGNFNNNMKNGGMNDSLSLHTSQWPNELIKNSLDSNINANMNNLNNINNVNNVSNINNINNINNVNNINNINNINNVNNVNTNDKCNVPNNNNINPFDIKAKKLQEGNEPLFTNITTTNKFMNTNKMSTSNILTNNNNITSNNNYKFLNNVPGTDTWTNSVFSIKSNFEKDVNTNKGEQNVTDVQNNKNNQQDDELDNLEDFM is encoded by the coding sequence atggGTACCTTTATAAACAACACAGGTAACTTTAGAAACAAAACTTTAAACAGTACCAACAaaacattaaatataaattataaagttCATAGTATATCTCCaaattcttctttattttgtcCTGTATGTAATATACCTTTCACgtataaaataagaataaatccatgttatcatattatatgtaagaCGTGTTATAAATTAAGTTTACAAGATCAAAAATGTTTAATGtgtaataatgatataaacgACATagagaatatttttataaaagatcaaatatatatatgtccaCATAATGATTGTAAGAAAGGATTTATTAATGAAAAGAGTTAccaatatcatatatattttaaacataaatttttaaaagagaaaaatgaaataaacaGAAAAggtagtaataatagtaatataaatcatgatatatataataataatataaacgatACAATAAATTATACTATCCCcgatcaaaaaaataataatttaggaaactttaataataatatgaagaaCGGGGGGATGAATGATTCTCTTTCATTACATACGTCTCAATGGCCTAATGAACTCATAAAAAATAGCTTGGACAGTAACATAAACgcaaatatgaataatttaaataatataaataatgtaaataatgtaagtaatataaataatataaataatataaataatgtaaataatataaataatataaataatataaataatgtaaataatgtaaatactAATGATAAATGTAATGttccaaataataataatataaacccCTTTGACATAAAAGCAAAGAAATTACAAGAAGGAAATGAACCCCTTTTCACAAACATAACTACAACGAATAAGTTTATGAATACCAACAAAATGAGTACGTCAAATATATTAaccaataataataatatcactAGTAATAATAACTACAAGTTTTTAAACAACGTCCCAGGGACTGATACGTGGACTAATTCTGTTTTTTCCATCAAATCTAATTTTGAAAAAGATGTTAACACGAATAAAGGTGAACAAAATGTTACGGATGtgcaaaataataaaaataaccaACAAGATGATGAGTTAGATAATTTAGAGGATTTTATGTGA
- a CDS encoding kinetochore protein NUF2, putative, with protein MNKMASTHNEIIPRLGFEEMRNEMNKYGVEINQSTLKNPSTEDIQGIYSLCIKYILNKDIQNIRIEEYTGDLKSSLPTVDGLQILPNEGKNHLQAIGNLRFLRHCEKINKILNLDNILSYIFKPVGSHMTKLINAFIHFMKYRDQLYNENGEKIKSIQEKKNEYDVLENEYDALENELNKLLLKHEDIRNNIINEKNIKRNYEEDIIKNQNLLNSQQSLIISLNSTKDKIVNETNELIFQYSRYRQKKEDLEDQIVPSPEKLQKYNEELKDHLYEHIAQFEDDRKKNEDIKNKINIADICIKKLVDLLTALNEHIEHTIKLHIEKKNNLQTIEKQYKSLTNEKQNFITKNTEQDKIIKETKEFLQQEQTKWNQKIKQEQHNTILIQQKVKDIYQNVDDLNIKTNREINQINNIIKHIQDIINHYNKNILLITELIQNTKNSHSILTHKVLNNIQKDISANM; from the coding sequence ATGAATAAGATGGCTAGCACTCATAACGAGATTATTCCGCGACTTGGTTTTGAAGAAATGAGGAACGAAATGAACAAATACGGTGTGGAAATAAATCAGAGTACGTTAAAAAACCCGAGCACAGAAGATATACAAGGGATATATAgtttatgtataaaatatatattaaataaagatattcAGAATATACGAATAGAAGAGTATACAGGAGATTTAAAAAGTTCTTTACCCACAGTTGATGGTTTACAGATATTACCAAATGAAGGTAAGAATCATTTACAAGCTATTGGTAATTTAAGATTTCTTCGACATTGTGAAAAGATTAATAAGATATTAAATTtagataatattttaagttatatttttaagcCAGTAGGTAGTCATATgacaaaattaataaatgcatttatacattttatgaAATATCGCGatcaattatataatgagaatggtgaaaagataaaaagtattcaagaaaaaaagaatgaatATGATGTTTTAGAAAATGAATATGATGCTTTAGAAAATGAATTGAATAAATTACTTTTAAAACATGAGGACATaaggaataatattattaatgaaaagaatattaaaagaaattatgaggaagatattataaaaaatcaaaatttattaaattcacAACAGAGTCTTATAATATCTTTAAATTCAACAAAGGATAAAATCGTAAATGAAACAAACGAGTTAATATTTCAGTATTCAAGATAtagacaaaaaaaagaagatttaGAAGATCAAATTGTGCCATCACCcgaaaaattacaaaaatataatgaagaattaaaagaTCATCTTTATGAACATATAGCTCAATTTGAAGatgatagaaaaaaaaatgaagatattaaaaataaaatcaataTAGCTGATATTTGTATAAAGAAATTAGTTGATTTATTAACGGCATTAAATGAACATATTGAACATACAATTAAATTacatattgaaaaaaaaaataatcttCAAACCATAGAGAAACAATATAAATCTTTAACaaatgaaaaacaaaattttataacaaaaaatacaGAACaagataaaattataaaagaaacaaaagaATTTCTACAGCAAGAACAAACAAAATGGaaccaaaaaattaaacaagaACAACATAATACTATATTAATACAACAAAAagtaaaagatatatatcaaaatgttGATGATCTTAATATTAAAACTAATAGAGAAATTAaccaaattaataatatcattaaacatatacaagatattattaatcattataataaaaacatccTTCTAATAACTGAACTTATACAAAACACGAAAAATTCTCACAGTATACTTACACACAAGGTACTCAACAATATACAAAAGGATATCAGCGCAAACATGTga
- a CDS encoding inorganic pyrophosphatase, giving the protein MGSKLINVEGGNNQDDNKYNSNNVISINNKVNKNDYFIETNKELKINLNFQNNNIISNIFSNINIYDKISNIFINNKKTYMLKYNNNINEENFFISYFEKKDDNFVPISPWHHIDLKNDDGTYNMIVEITKYNYIKLEIQLREKFNVIKQDKKKGKLRYYHNSIYWNYGALPQTYEYPKHIYQNKSKKNKEALLFTGDNDPLDILDIGSACLKIGQVVPVKILGAFTLIDEGELDWKIIAINKEDKHYEDINSLSDIEKYYPHTLSLLLEWFRSYKMADTKKLNLISKQLYDKKESEDLIMKTHHYYLEFREDVKKLKEEHSKETIKEHDYVNAQNIQFNYDKLNNNDDEPMENNLLEDINITYYKSDSAYKPDLNIWTP; this is encoded by the exons atgGGAAGTAAACTTATAAATGTTGAAGGTGGCAATAATcaggatgataataaatataatagtaaCAATGTAATAagcataaataataaagtgAATAAGAATGATTATTTTATAGAGACcaataaagaattaaaaattaatttgaattttcaaaataacaatattatatcaaatattttttcgaacattaatatatatgataagataagtaatatttttataaacaataagaaaacatatatgctgaaatataataataatataaatgaagagAATTTCTTTATATCCTATTTTGAAAAGAAGGATGATAATTTTGTGCCTATATCACCATGGCATCATATTGATCTGAAAAATGATGATGGTACTTACAATATGATTGttgaaataacaaaatataattacataaaaTTAGAAATACAATTAAGAGAGAAATTTAATGTTATTAaacaagataaaaaaaaaggaaaactcagatattatcataattccATTTATTGGAACTATGGAGCTTTACCACAAACATATGAATATCCAAAACACATATATCAAaacaaatcaaaaaaaaataaggaagcattattatttactgGAGATAACGATCCATTAGATATTCTCGATATTGGTAGTGCATGTCTAAAAATCGGACAAGTGGTTCCGGTCAAG ataTTGGGAGCTTTTACCTTGATTGACGAGGGAGAATTGGATTGGAAAATAATAGCTATAAAC AAAGAAGATAAACATTATGAGGATATCAACTCGTTAAGCGACATAGAAAAGTACTACCCACATACTCTTAGTTTATTACTTGAGTGGTTCAGATCATATAAAATGGCAGATACGAagaaattaaatttaatatctAAACAATTATATGACAAGAAAGAAAGTGAAGATCTTATAATGAAAAcacatcattattatctagAGTTTCGAGAAGAcgtaaagaaattaaaagaagaacaTAGTAAAGAAACTATTAAAGAACATGATTATGTAAATGCacaaaatatacaatttaattatgacaaattaaataataatgatgatgaaccTATGGAAAATAATCTCCTGgaagatattaatataacGTACTATAAGTCTGATAGTGCTTACAAGCCAGATCTCAACATATGGAcaccttaa
- a CDS encoding microneme associated antigen, whose amino-acid sequence MHDFFLKSKFNILSSPLFNNFYKRNNEDEYFKKDRNNNDDLGVMHNYADDSEWREHNKKDRMTSLKNELNEQLIYTYYNNFNNNYEYYNKSTEKLKEKNNEDEYNEEQEYEPTANLLQDKNKINDMNNFYNNFNKNSLFNYQNFQNADKNFLYLLNKKNKNNSTNENILVDEFKKLKNHVLFLQMMNVNLQKQLLTNHLINTPKIMPHHIIINNKTEVSSNAVSEIQNNKDKKKNGTMYILLKKILSSRFNQMIFVSSIFISFYLINKHWQRALKISQLQKKINSNFLLKSVRLFEESLGIRKNKYI is encoded by the coding sequence atgcacgatttttttttaaaatccaAATTCAACATTCTGAGTAGCCCGTTGTTcaacaatttttataaaagaaataacgAAGAtgaatatttcaaaaaagatagaaataataatgatgatttaGGAGTGATGCATAATTATGCCGATGACAGTGAATGGAGAGAACATAATAAGAAAGATAGGATGACAAGCCTGAAAAATGAACTGAATGAACAACTTATTTAtacttattataataattttaataataattatgaatattataataaaagtacagaaaaattaaaagaaaaaaataatgaggaTGAATATAACGAAGAACAGGAATATGAACCAACAGCTAATCTATtacaagataaaaataaaataaatgacatgaacaatttttataataattttaataaaaacagtttatttaattatcaaaattttcaaaacgccgataaaaattttttatatttattaaacaaaaaaaataaaaacaattcaACAAATGAAAACATTTTAGTGgatgaatttaaaaaacttaaaaaccatgttctttttttacaaatGATGAATGTAAATTTACAAAAACAACTACTGACAAATCACTTAATTAATACCCCTAAAATAATGCCACatcatattatcataaataataaaacagaaGTTTCTTCGAATGCCGTTAGTGAAATTCAAAACAacaaagataaaaaaaaaaacggaaccatgtatattttgttaaaaaaaatattaagtaGTAGATTCAATCAAATGATTTTTGTATCatccatttttatttctttctatTTAATTAACAAACATTGGCAAAGAGCTCTTAAAATCTCACagctacaaaaaaaaattaattcaaattttttattaaaaagtgTAAGATTATTTGAGGAATCTTTGGGCATAAGGaaaaataagtatatttAA
- a CDS encoding mitochondrial ribosomal protein L27 precursor, putative, which yields MNTKLFFGNSLCNKILYKNVINNLRGCYNIAGPFIISYLKLEYINNKKEESCCSSNIGIKKGYGNKMKSFELLKKRNIFNIYGNNFCTCMIKNMYNNNINIYNSDGYNNFVKTFKRYKMVKTSSYKRKARSSPNGQGQKAKIGIKRLSGEYVRTGQMLVKQRKIICFNYENKTRRRNFKYYPGENVKVAKNTSLIALTNGRVKFTFHVIQNVFLVNILPEELEELKEQDLYRYRTEHVKSFEENRSLIYLRMKNNILFPKYKQTQYIRPPLKPQFLTKYDIYDNPTLQKVPLLYHKRE from the coding sequence ATGAATACCAAGTTGTTCTTTGGTAATTCTTTgtgtaataaaattttatataagaatgttataaataatttaaggGGATGCTATAATATTGCCGGtccatttattatatcctaCTTAAAgttggaatatataaataataaaaaggaagagAGTTGTTGTTCGAGTAATATAGGAATAAAAAAGGGATATGGAAATAAAATGAAGAGTTTCGAATtattaaagaaaagaaatatatttaatatatatggtaATAATTTTTGCACatgtatgataaaaaatatgtataataataatataaatatttataattctgatggatataataattttgtaaaaacattcaaaagatataaaatggTAAAAACGAGTtcttataaaagaaaagcaAGAAGCTCACCAAATGGGCAAGGTCAAAAAGCTAAAATCGGAATTAAAAGGTTAAGTGGTGAATATGTAAGAACAGGTCAAATGCTTGTTAAgcaaagaaaaattatttgttttaattatgaaaataaaactagaagaagaaattttaaatattatccTGGAGAAAATGTAAAAGTTGCTAAAAACACAAGTTTAATTGCTTTAACGAATGGTAGAGTTAAATTCACTTTTCATGTTATACAAAATGTTTTTCTTGTAAATATCCTACCTGAAGAATTagaagaattaaaagaacaagatttatatagatatagaACGGAACATGTAAAATCTTTTGAAGAAAATAGAAGTTTAATATACCTtagaatgaaaaataatatccTATTTccaaaatataaacaaacgCAATATATTAGACCACCCTTAAAACCTCAATTCTTAacaaaatatgatatatatgataatccCACACTACAAAAAGTtcctttattatatcataaaagggaataa